One Natranaerovirga hydrolytica genomic region harbors:
- the cmr4 gene encoding type III-B CRISPR module RAMP protein Cmr4, translated as MNKGINVLYKTITSLHVGASNHNGYVELPIEREGSINLPKVDGTVIKGVLKKRFKEYIKNKNGNQLETLFGSNRKAGCLSFNDLKLLFFPVQCSEKISVLVTSPYVLERFLDEITILEEVIGKEIAVKEDVERLVENLYFTLNKEYIYTVEDSFSSKVSIGNYTFNVKKIKGNFKSKILNQLKDRIVIISNNNFIDFVTYYTEVSTKIKLNIKDNTRRNLFTIEYLPPDAILYGQIFFFNNAMFNIKNIENNTKNEDKWYEEFLSLLKNNKNIQIGGQTSLGKGFVEVMGLEEW; from the coding sequence ATGAATAAAGGAATCAATGTGCTTTATAAAACTATTACTTCACTACATGTAGGTGCGAGCAACCATAATGGATATGTAGAATTGCCCATTGAAAGAGAAGGAAGTATCAATCTGCCTAAAGTAGATGGCACAGTAATAAAAGGTGTTTTGAAAAAAAGATTTAAAGAATATATAAAGAATAAAAACGGTAACCAGCTTGAAACATTATTTGGGAGCAATAGAAAAGCAGGGTGTCTGTCCTTTAATGATTTGAAATTACTTTTTTTTCCAGTTCAATGTTCTGAAAAAATTAGTGTTTTGGTAACCAGTCCGTATGTTTTAGAAAGATTTTTAGATGAAATCACAATTTTAGAAGAAGTTATTGGCAAAGAAATTGCTGTAAAAGAGGATGTAGAGAGGTTAGTTGAAAATCTGTATTTTACACTGAATAAAGAGTATATTTATACAGTAGAGGATAGTTTTTCTTCTAAAGTGAGTATAGGCAATTATACTTTTAATGTAAAAAAAATCAAAGGGAATTTTAAGTCTAAAATATTAAACCAATTGAAAGATAGAATTGTAATCATATCCAATAACAATTTTATTGATTTTGTAACTTATTATACAGAAGTATCTACAAAAATAAAATTAAATATTAAAGATAACACTAGAAGGAATTTGTTTACCATAGAATATTTGCCTCCAGACGCAATCTTGTATGGACAAATTTTTTTCTTTAATAATGCAATGTTTAATATTAAAAATATAGAAAATAATACTAAGAATGAAGACAAATGGTATGAAGAATTTTTAAGTCTATTAAAAAATAATAAGAATATACAAATTGGTGGACAGACATCTTTAGGAAAAGGTTTTGTAGAGGTAATGGGACTGGAGGAATGGTAA
- a CDS encoding type III-B CRISPR module-associated Cmr3 family protein, translating to MYKSYNLKITPFDNMFFRDAHTFQKEMSHYIPTLRQPYPSTIYGALLSCFLRQGLFSNILKDIQGKKLLDETLKEHFRIKNVFLIFKDEVFLKAPLDTFYNDKKVQIGRYKSCNGVFQCHTPVYDKEELNQVDNHYISLKEYKEHYLLNKNIHSINLLSEKDVFSSHTKIGIELNAVTGSVKEKHLYKIEQISFKDKDWSYFLQVDLKEDTGKIKDDVLKLGGENKLAYLKTLPSQDILEEDYNNIVINEKTYYTDKIKMILTTPMKNDTYNALCEKVNVIGQVTGKSLTIGGYNMLKNSQKKLTKAIPSGSILILQSNTFNRKSIKEITKTIKSQYTADFKGFDQFIIAPLHKEG from the coding sequence ATGTATAAAAGTTACAATCTAAAAATCACACCGTTTGATAATATGTTTTTTAGAGATGCTCATACCTTTCAAAAAGAGATGAGTCATTATATTCCTACTTTAAGGCAACCCTATCCATCGACAATCTATGGGGCATTATTAAGTTGTTTTTTAAGACAAGGTTTATTTTCAAATATACTAAAAGATATTCAAGGGAAAAAACTTCTAGATGAAACACTAAAAGAGCATTTTAGAATAAAAAATGTATTTCTTATTTTTAAAGATGAAGTTTTTTTAAAAGCTCCTTTAGATACTTTTTATAATGACAAAAAGGTACAAATAGGTAGGTATAAAAGTTGTAATGGCGTTTTTCAATGCCATACTCCTGTATACGATAAAGAAGAACTTAATCAAGTGGACAATCATTATATTTCACTAAAAGAATACAAAGAGCATTATTTGTTAAATAAAAATATACATTCCATTAATTTGCTTTCTGAAAAAGATGTGTTTAGCAGCCACACTAAAATAGGTATAGAGTTAAATGCTGTTACAGGAAGTGTGAAGGAAAAACATCTATATAAAATTGAACAAATAAGTTTTAAAGACAAAGATTGGTCATACTTTCTTCAAGTAGATTTGAAAGAAGATACTGGAAAAATAAAAGATGACGTTTTAAAGCTTGGTGGAGAAAATAAATTAGCCTATTTGAAAACATTACCTTCTCAAGATATACTAGAAGAGGATTATAACAACATAGTAATAAATGAAAAGACATATTATACAGACAAAATAAAAATGATATTAACAACACCTATGAAAAATGATACATATAATGCCCTTTGTGAAAAAGTTAATGTTATTGGACAAGTAACAGGAAAGTCATTAACCATTGGAGGATACAATATGCTAAAAAACAGTCAAAAAAAATTGACTAAAGCAATCCCTTCAGGAAGCATACTAATTCTACAGAGCAATACATTTAATAGAAAAAGTATAAAGGAAATAACGAAAACTATAAAAAGTCAATATACAGCTGATTTCAAAGGGTTTGATCAATTTATTATTGCACCTTTGCATAAGGAGGGGTAA
- the cmr5 gene encoding type III-B CRISPR module-associated protein Cmr5 has product MKETSLIVDMNREKALTAYNNITMYRKYVEETYNEEWKRKEEYKKMKSCCRRLPVLIKNNGLINAMGFIKSKSSFSAVDGVQGDSEENSNPNKLNVYSYIYSWIIDGLVNSKLFDDVSEEVKIEEKVLMADNKTYQLCIKEILEWTIWYKKHVEVMLEKES; this is encoded by the coding sequence ATGAAGGAAACAAGCTTAATAGTGGATATGAATAGAGAAAAAGCTTTGACTGCATATAATAATATAACTATGTATCGAAAGTATGTTGAGGAAACATATAATGAAGAGTGGAAAAGGAAAGAAGAATATAAAAAAATGAAATCATGTTGCAGACGATTACCTGTTTTAATAAAAAACAATGGTTTAATAAATGCAATGGGATTTATAAAGAGTAAAAGTAGTTTTTCTGCAGTTGATGGAGTTCAAGGAGATAGTGAAGAAAATAGTAACCCAAATAAATTAAATGTCTATTCATATATATATAGTTGGATTATAGATGGATTGGTGAACAGTAAATTATTTGATGATGTAAGCGAAGAAGTAAAAATAGAAGAAAAAGTCTTAATGGCAGACAACAAAACCTACCAATTATGCATAAAGGAAATATTAGAATGGACCATATGGTACAAGAAACATGTAGAAGTAATGCTAGAAAAGGAGTCATAG